From the genome of Brevibacterium sp. JSBI002, one region includes:
- a CDS encoding FkbM family methyltransferase: MNDHLRTFTARRQSWFGLKLPVKTALAQPALHPLLRTIAPRIRGLKIGRLPAPIELTEIRGRAGGADFILVEPFRCEIAKEFYWGRGRRTEPEDAFALDLMVALSADADVFLDIGAYTGVFTMAVLAANENVRAHVFEIIPAVVAGVENNVERNGFNSRVTVHPTGVGSPDTWMKVPIGDGGSALPSFYSSDMHFDSDAEVRFTSLDALLPEVLAEASGRDAQSHAGERVPDVSGRGEAPRVTVKIDVEGGENDVFAHGQDFLAALHPDILCEVLDDRAKPRELMGHLGEHGYHYYLVGEDRLIARTTIRPDPHLRDWLFTLKSPDQMRAAGYPVD, from the coding sequence GTGAACGATCACCTGCGCACTTTCACCGCGCGCAGACAGTCCTGGTTCGGCCTCAAGCTGCCGGTCAAGACCGCCCTCGCACAACCTGCGCTCCACCCTCTGCTGCGAACGATCGCGCCCCGGATCAGAGGGCTCAAAATCGGTCGCCTTCCCGCCCCCATCGAACTCACCGAAATCCGCGGAAGAGCGGGCGGAGCGGACTTCATCCTTGTCGAGCCCTTCCGCTGCGAAATCGCCAAGGAGTTCTACTGGGGAAGGGGCAGACGCACCGAACCCGAAGACGCGTTCGCCCTCGACCTCATGGTCGCGCTCAGCGCCGATGCCGACGTCTTCCTCGACATCGGCGCCTACACCGGGGTCTTCACCATGGCCGTCCTCGCCGCGAACGAAAATGTGCGCGCTCACGTCTTCGAGATCATCCCCGCCGTCGTCGCAGGTGTGGAGAACAACGTCGAACGCAATGGCTTCAACAGCCGCGTGACCGTCCACCCGACCGGGGTCGGCAGCCCCGACACCTGGATGAAGGTGCCCATCGGGGACGGGGGATCGGCGCTGCCGTCGTTCTACTCCTCCGATATGCACTTCGATTCCGACGCCGAGGTGCGCTTCACTTCTCTCGACGCGCTCCTGCCCGAGGTGCTGGCCGAGGCGTCGGGACGCGATGCGCAGTCCCACGCCGGGGAACGTGTTCCCGACGTTTCAGGTCGGGGCGAGGCACCGCGCGTGACGGTGAAGATCGACGTCGAAGGCGGTGAGAACGACGTCTTCGCTCACGGGCAGGACTTCCTCGCCGCGCTGCACCCGGACATCCTCTGCGAAGTCCTCGATGACCGCGCGAAACCGAGGGAGCTCATGGGCCACCTCGGCGAGCACGGCTACCACTACTACCTCGTCGGCGAAGATCGACTAATCGCGCGGACGACGATTCGGCCGGATCCTCACCTGCGCGACTGGCTGTTCACGCTGAAATCACCGGATCAGATGCGCGCGGCGGGTTACCCGGTCGACTGA
- a CDS encoding cation diffusion facilitator family transporter, with product MAHDHAHGSGSRRQLRIVFGIVATIFVFQLIGSVVTGSLALLIDTGHNAVDLIGIGIALFAASLVSKPTGGQKTWGFRRAEVLAAGAQATLLLGLGVYSLIEGIRRFFVPPEVPGPGLLLFGAIGLVGNLVSIVILSSSKEDSLNLKAAFLEVIADALGSVAVIFAALAIWLFGWDRADAVAALIIAALIVPRAFAILRETGSILLEEAPKELDLDKVREHLEVVEHVQEVHDLHITRIDSNLPVLTAHVVLADECFYDGHAPRILKALQECLTEHHKIAIEHSTFQFDRAKDAAEETHTHD from the coding sequence ATGGCTCACGATCATGCGCATGGTTCGGGTTCGCGGCGGCAGCTGCGGATCGTCTTCGGCATCGTCGCGACGATCTTCGTGTTTCAGCTCATCGGCTCGGTGGTCACGGGCAGTCTCGCGCTGCTCATCGACACCGGCCACAACGCCGTCGATCTCATCGGCATCGGCATCGCACTCTTCGCGGCGAGCTTGGTCAGCAAGCCGACGGGTGGGCAGAAGACCTGGGGGTTCCGTCGGGCGGAAGTGCTCGCGGCCGGTGCCCAGGCGACCCTGCTGCTGGGGCTCGGCGTCTACAGCCTCATCGAAGGCATCCGGCGATTCTTCGTCCCGCCGGAGGTGCCCGGACCGGGCCTGCTGCTCTTCGGCGCCATCGGCCTAGTCGGCAACCTCGTCTCCATCGTCATCCTCAGCTCATCGAAGGAAGACTCCCTCAACCTCAAAGCGGCGTTCCTCGAGGTCATCGCCGATGCGCTCGGCTCGGTGGCCGTGATCTTCGCAGCTCTGGCGATCTGGCTCTTCGGTTGGGACCGAGCCGACGCCGTGGCCGCCCTGATCATTGCGGCGCTAATCGTTCCCAGAGCGTTCGCCATCCTGCGCGAGACTGGATCGATCCTGCTCGAAGAGGCGCCGAAGGAGCTCGACCTCGACAAGGTCCGCGAGCATCTCGAGGTAGTCGAGCATGTGCAGGAAGTCCACGACCTCCACATCACCCGCATCGACTCGAACCTGCCAGTGCTCACCGCTCATGTCGTTCTCGCCGACGAATGCTTCTATGACGGGCATGCACCGCGCATCCTCAAGGCTCTGCAGGAATGCCTGACGGAGCACCACAAGATCGCGATCGAACACTCGACGTTCCAGTTCGATCGGGCGAAGGACGCCGCCGAGGAGACTCACACCCACGACTGA
- a CDS encoding cupin domain-containing protein, with protein sequence MTADNAADTGSTGEVQLDNGVFRVTKWTIRPDGVIPMHRHEYEYVVVPMVTDTMLVRNSDGTEIRAELEAGDSYTRPAGSEHEVSNPGGNADVVFVEVERL encoded by the coding sequence ATGACCGCAGACAATGCAGCAGACACCGGTTCGACCGGCGAGGTCCAGCTCGACAACGGAGTGTTCCGCGTGACGAAGTGGACGATCCGACCCGACGGCGTCATCCCGATGCACAGGCACGAGTACGAGTACGTCGTCGTGCCGATGGTCACGGACACGATGCTCGTGCGCAATTCGGACGGCACAGAGATACGCGCCGAACTCGAGGCCGGAGACTCCTATACGCGCCCGGCAGGATCGGAACACGAGGTCTCGAACCCCGGAGGCAACGCCGACGTCGTCTTCGTCGAGGTCGAACGCCTCTGA
- a CDS encoding pyridoxal phosphate-dependent aminotransferase, which produces MTSSTPAEADPTTRANAVSGPAASAETIPAASARSGLVKPFAAMGIVATVGQMQRTGRDTIAMCLGEPTQGAPSPVLARAAEVMTDGTGLGYSPIFGIPELREAIASHYRDWYGLDIAPDRIAVTTGSSGAFQTTFLTCFDVGDRVALARPGYGAYKNILAALGCEVVELDCGADEGFQPTVDLLAAAHAEAPLKGLMLASPANPTGTMIGPEALGRIVDWCRANGVQVISDEIYHGISYIGTRGECALAHDDTAIVISSFSKYWGMTGWRLGWAILPEALVAPAQNVTGNLSLCAPVPAQYAAVAAFSDESYAECEAAVASFAGARAHVLGARADLGFGEMAPPDGAFYMYAGVDDILDRAGIATAGQWCAQVLEATGVALAPGDDFDSVNGPRSVRLSLAVGADRTAEAIDRILDFMG; this is translated from the coding sequence ATGACCTCATCCACCCCCGCCGAGGCGGACCCCACCACCCGTGCCAACGCCGTGTCCGGTCCGGCCGCCTCCGCCGAAACCATCCCGGCTGCCTCCGCCCGGTCCGGGCTCGTCAAACCGTTCGCCGCGATGGGTATCGTCGCCACCGTCGGACAGATGCAGCGCACCGGCCGCGACACCATCGCCATGTGCCTCGGCGAACCGACCCAGGGCGCGCCCAGTCCCGTGCTCGCCCGTGCCGCCGAGGTCATGACCGACGGCACTGGACTCGGATACTCGCCGATCTTCGGCATCCCCGAACTGCGCGAAGCCATCGCCTCCCACTACCGCGACTGGTACGGACTCGACATCGCACCCGACCGCATCGCCGTGACGACCGGATCCTCCGGCGCCTTCCAGACGACGTTCCTCACCTGCTTCGACGTCGGTGACCGGGTGGCTCTGGCCCGACCCGGGTATGGGGCGTACAAGAACATCCTCGCCGCACTCGGCTGCGAGGTCGTCGAACTCGACTGTGGTGCCGATGAAGGGTTCCAGCCCACCGTCGACCTCTTGGCCGCCGCCCATGCGGAGGCCCCGCTCAAGGGGCTCATGCTCGCCTCACCCGCGAACCCGACCGGCACGATGATCGGCCCCGAGGCGCTCGGCCGGATCGTCGACTGGTGCCGGGCCAACGGGGTGCAGGTGATCTCCGATGAGATCTACCACGGCATCAGCTATATCGGCACCCGCGGCGAATGCGCACTCGCCCACGACGACACTGCGATCGTCATCTCCTCGTTCTCCAAATACTGGGGCATGACCGGGTGGCGCCTCGGCTGGGCGATCCTGCCCGAAGCGCTCGTCGCCCCGGCCCAGAACGTCACAGGCAACCTCTCCCTGTGCGCCCCGGTCCCGGCACAGTACGCGGCGGTCGCGGCCTTTTCAGATGAGTCCTATGCCGAATGCGAGGCCGCTGTGGCATCGTTCGCCGGTGCACGCGCACATGTCCTGGGCGCCCGCGCAGACCTCGGCTTCGGCGAGATGGCCCCACCCGACGGTGCCTTCTACATGTACGCCGGAGTCGACGACATCCTCGACCGCGCGGGAATTGCCACTGCCGGCCAGTGGTGCGCGCAGGTGCTCGAGGCCACCGGTGTCGCGCTCGCACCCGGTGATGACTTCGACTCAGTCAACGGTCCCCGTTCGGTGCGCCTGTCGCTGGCCGTCGGAGCGGACCGCACGGCCGAAGCCATCGACCGCATCCTCGATTTCATGGGATGA
- a CDS encoding flotillin family protein, protein MDLLLGAGGIGVLVIIILIALFVILRSYKIASPSEALIITGRNASGASGTGRIVIGGRSVVYPIVQKAFILSLSSRQISVEIDGISINGIALRLRGVAQVKVGGTEDDVRKAAQRFLDQQDQIDHYSKEILSGTLRAVVGTLTVEQIIQDRASFAAQVQEESAHSMNNQGLIIDTFQISAVEDEGSYLRDWGRPQAAEVAKNAAIAEANAGRASAVEQAQQNEETQKQQALTDQAIAEQQQQLALRRAALKEEADQRQATADNAGPLAAAAEKQKLLEKDRIVAKEAAELRAEQLDAEVRRPADAERYRQQAAADARAYEIEAQGRAEAAAELHRRSKDAEAIRLEGEAEADAIRARGEAEAEALRAQAEAYKQFNDAAVLSKVLEVLPSVAAELVAPYANIKDLSIVSTDGESKLANSVSNNLSQVLEVVRGTTGVDLTDLVAKAKRSGGAGSSDDGSGEPGGSGGTGASGGTGGSGGPGASGGAGGSGGPASGGSSGAGRSSDEIVDGVVADDASAGQRSTGTGFDPKAFLDDSGVDLDRIGDEVKKATGFDVQAYIDEAKRRLDESGAGAAGADAADISDSDEPGDEQDDDGKGAQG, encoded by the coding sequence ATGGACCTGCTCTTAGGCGCCGGAGGAATCGGCGTCCTCGTGATCATCATCCTGATCGCGCTGTTCGTGATCCTGCGCTCCTACAAGATCGCCTCACCGTCCGAGGCGCTCATCATCACCGGTCGGAACGCCTCGGGCGCTTCGGGAACCGGTCGCATCGTCATCGGGGGTCGCTCGGTCGTCTATCCGATCGTGCAGAAGGCGTTCATCCTTTCGCTGTCCTCGCGGCAGATCTCCGTCGAGATCGACGGCATCTCCATCAACGGCATCGCCCTGCGTCTGCGCGGTGTCGCCCAGGTCAAGGTCGGCGGCACCGAGGATGATGTGCGCAAGGCCGCGCAGCGTTTCCTCGATCAGCAGGACCAGATCGACCACTACTCGAAGGAGATCCTCTCCGGCACCCTGCGCGCCGTGGTCGGCACGCTCACCGTCGAGCAGATCATTCAGGACCGCGCTTCCTTCGCCGCGCAGGTGCAGGAAGAGTCCGCGCACTCGATGAACAATCAGGGCCTCATCATCGACACGTTCCAGATCTCGGCCGTCGAGGACGAAGGCAGCTACCTGCGCGACTGGGGTCGCCCGCAGGCCGCCGAGGTGGCGAAGAACGCCGCCATCGCCGAGGCGAACGCTGGCCGTGCTTCGGCCGTCGAGCAGGCGCAGCAGAACGAAGAGACTCAGAAGCAGCAGGCGCTCACCGACCAGGCGATCGCCGAACAGCAGCAGCAGCTGGCGCTGCGCAGGGCCGCGCTGAAGGAAGAGGCCGATCAGCGGCAGGCCACGGCAGACAACGCCGGCCCGCTGGCCGCGGCGGCCGAGAAGCAGAAGCTGCTGGAGAAAGACCGGATCGTGGCCAAGGAGGCCGCGGAGCTGCGCGCCGAACAGCTCGACGCCGAAGTGCGCCGCCCGGCCGACGCCGAACGCTACCGGCAGCAGGCCGCGGCCGATGCCCGCGCCTATGAGATCGAGGCACAGGGTCGAGCCGAGGCCGCCGCCGAGCTCCACCGTCGGTCGAAGGACGCCGAGGCCATCCGCCTCGAAGGTGAAGCCGAAGCCGATGCGATTCGTGCCCGTGGTGAAGCCGAAGCCGAGGCGCTGCGTGCACAGGCCGAGGCCTACAAGCAGTTCAATGACGCGGCCGTGCTGTCGAAGGTGCTCGAGGTGCTGCCCTCGGTCGCCGCGGAGCTGGTGGCGCCGTATGCGAACATCAAGGATCTCTCCATTGTGTCCACCGACGGCGAGTCGAAGCTCGCGAACTCCGTGTCGAACAACCTCTCACAGGTCCTCGAGGTCGTGCGCGGAACGACCGGTGTCGACCTCACAGACCTCGTGGCCAAGGCGAAGCGCTCCGGCGGAGCTGGCTCGAGTGATGATGGTTCGGGCGAGCCCGGCGGTTCTGGCGGGACCGGTGCTTCTGGCGGGACCGGCGGTTCCGGGGGGCCCGGTGCTTCTGGCGGGGCCGGCGGTTCCGGGGGGCCCGCTTCCGGTGGTTCGTCAGGGGCGGGCCGCTCCTCGGACGAGATCGTCGACGGGGTCGTCGCGGACGATGCGTCGGCCGGACAGCGATCGACAGGCACGGGATTCGACCCGAAGGCCTTCCTCGATGACAGCGGCGTCGACCTCGACCGGATCGGAGACGAGGTGAAGAAGGCCACCGGCTTCGACGTGCAGGCCTACATCGATGAGGCGAAGCGCCGCCTCGACGAGAGCGGTGCAGGCGCGGCCGGAGCAGATGCGGCAGACATCTCCGACAGCGATGAGCCCGGCGACGAACAGGACGACGACGGCAAGGGCGCTCAGGGCTGA
- a CDS encoding LPXTG cell wall anchor domain-containing protein: MVDSYIGTYDVAVDCEGGDPLTGSFEVVAEGDGPGAGDGGNGGGGGDLPRTGNEALPLILSAGALIVLGVAMTLGSRRRRN; the protein is encoded by the coding sequence ATGGTCGACAGCTACATCGGAACCTACGACGTCGCCGTCGACTGCGAAGGCGGAGATCCGCTGACCGGATCCTTCGAGGTCGTCGCCGAAGGTGACGGACCGGGAGCCGGTGACGGAGGCAACGGTGGCGGCGGAGGAGACCTGCCGCGCACCGGTAACGAAGCCCTGCCGCTGATTCTGTCGGCCGGAGCGCTCATCGTGCTCGGTGTGGCGATGACGCTGGGTTCACGCCGCCGCCGCAACTGA
- a CDS encoding M20 family metallopeptidase: MTSTTSSAPLSADFVEQAKRRLPDMLADIERVISIETPSHDKEAVAAGARDFAALLGDRLGAEAELLEVDGTAHLRLRFGTGPARVVLLNHQDTVWPHGTLERIPFSTEDSILRGPGSFDMLTGAIMSVHATAMVADHLGEGGLNGLSILVTGDEEIGSVSSSDLIRAEAADAKAVFVMEASAGGALKLERKGTSNYVLKFTGKASHAGLEPEKGINAGMALALTLPLVAGLADAEAGTTVVPTVISAGTTSNTVPAEARVDIDVRARTAAELERVDAQIRELAAKPQVEGSTTEVLGGINRPPFEPEQSAVLFERATVLAGELGLPAPQGVSVGGASDGNFTAGDGIATLDGLGAVGDGAHAEHEHAVVDEIAPRTALLAALIADQLQG, from the coding sequence ATGACTTCGACCACATCATCTGCACCCCTGTCCGCTGACTTCGTCGAACAGGCGAAGCGACGTCTGCCCGACATGCTCGCCGACATCGAACGGGTCATCTCCATCGAAACCCCATCACACGACAAGGAGGCCGTGGCCGCAGGAGCACGGGACTTCGCCGCGCTCCTGGGGGACCGCCTCGGCGCCGAGGCGGAACTGCTCGAGGTCGACGGCACCGCCCACCTGCGTCTGCGCTTCGGCACCGGGCCGGCCCGTGTCGTCCTGCTCAACCACCAGGACACGGTGTGGCCGCACGGCACCCTCGAACGTATCCCGTTCTCCACCGAGGACAGCATCCTCCGCGGTCCCGGCAGCTTCGACATGCTCACCGGGGCGATCATGAGCGTGCACGCGACCGCGATGGTGGCCGACCACCTCGGCGAAGGAGGGCTGAACGGTCTGTCGATCCTCGTGACCGGTGATGAGGAGATCGGATCCGTGTCCTCGTCGGACCTCATCCGCGCCGAGGCGGCCGATGCCAAGGCCGTGTTCGTCATGGAGGCGAGCGCCGGCGGGGCACTCAAACTCGAGCGCAAAGGCACGAGCAACTACGTGCTGAAGTTCACCGGCAAGGCCTCGCACGCCGGCCTCGAACCGGAGAAGGGCATCAACGCAGGCATGGCCCTGGCCCTGACTCTGCCGTTGGTGGCGGGTCTCGCCGACGCCGAGGCCGGGACGACGGTCGTGCCGACCGTGATCAGCGCGGGGACCACGTCGAACACCGTACCGGCCGAAGCCCGGGTGGACATCGATGTGCGGGCGCGGACTGCGGCTGAGCTTGAACGAGTGGATGCGCAGATCCGTGAGTTGGCTGCGAAGCCGCAGGTGGAGGGCTCGACGACGGAGGTGCTCGGCGGGATCAACCGGCCTCCGTTCGAACCTGAGCAGTCGGCTGTGCTCTTCGAGCGGGCGACGGTCCTCGCCGGCGAACTCGGGCTGCCCGCGCCGCAGGGAGTGTCCGTGGGCGGCGCCTCGGACGGGAACTTCACCGCCGGTGACGGCATCGCCACTCTCGACGGTCTCGGCGCCGTCGGCGATGGGGCGCACGCCGAACACGAACACGCCGTCGTCGACGAGATCGCTCCGCGCACCGCGCTGCTGGCCGCTCTCATCGCCGATCAGCTGCAGGGCTGA
- a CDS encoding peroxidase-related enzyme (This protein belongs to a clade of uncharacterized proteins related to peroxidases such as the alkylhydroperoxidase AhpD.) has product MRYPLADIDNVDDDIRAQILEVAEKSGFVPNVFLALARRPDEFRAFFAYYDALMEKETGNLTKADREMIVVATSAINHCLYCVVAHGAMLRIFQKDALIADVVATNYRQADISPRQMAMLDFAVKVCEEPWAVGDADHQRLADHGFDAEDAWDIAAITGFFGLSNRMAHISGMLPNPEFYTLGRLPREKK; this is encoded by the coding sequence ATGCGATACCCACTTGCTGACATCGACAACGTCGACGATGACATCCGCGCCCAGATCCTCGAGGTCGCCGAGAAGTCGGGCTTCGTGCCCAACGTCTTCCTCGCCTTGGCACGCCGGCCGGACGAATTCCGCGCCTTCTTCGCCTACTATGACGCGCTCATGGAGAAGGAGACGGGGAACCTGACCAAGGCCGATCGGGAGATGATCGTCGTGGCCACCTCGGCGATCAATCACTGCCTCTACTGCGTCGTCGCGCACGGAGCGATGCTGCGGATCTTCCAGAAAGACGCGCTCATCGCCGATGTCGTCGCCACGAACTATCGCCAAGCCGATATCAGCCCACGTCAGATGGCTATGCTCGACTTCGCCGTCAAGGTCTGCGAAGAGCCGTGGGCCGTAGGAGACGCCGACCACCAGAGGCTTGCCGACCACGGATTCGACGCCGAAGACGCCTGGGACATCGCCGCGATCACCGGCTTCTTCGGCCTGTCCAACCGCATGGCCCACATCTCCGGAATGCTCCCGAACCCGGAGTTCTACACCCTCGGCCGCCTCCCGCGAGAGAAGAAGTGA
- a CDS encoding glutamate-cysteine ligase family protein produces MGEAVSSKRYTPEERTLYREKLAENLELFDTYLRHADFKSAGTIGLELELNLVGEGNQPSLRNKEVLDRLDDEYQSEIGGFNLELNHPVLQVAGRGLKTLEAGVAHRLEKAQKAAEEDGLKVVSIGTLPTLTTEFLTDEKWMTEENRYEALSNSVIDARGEYVRIELGREERYKAEFADIAPESSCTSMQLHLQVAPNRFADAWNASQAIAGAQVAMAANSPLFVGRKLWHESRIPIFAQSIDTRTPELVNQGVRPRVWFGERWITSVFDLFEENVRYFPPLLPEIKDFVEFRAADAPKLFELNLHNGTVWRWNRPIYNSGDGGAHIRVENRLLPAGPTPVDMVADAAFYYGLAEFLVGENRPVWSRMSFAEAEENFNACAKDGIEARVTWPKIGRIGVADLVTDVLAPQARRGLSRLNIDKDVIDEYMSIIEGRAESRVNGATWQLKALESLAPGSRQDSPERAEGITAMMDAYLANQATGKPVHTWEIPTR; encoded by the coding sequence ATGGGTGAGGCAGTCAGCTCCAAGCGGTACACGCCAGAGGAACGCACACTGTATCGGGAGAAGCTCGCGGAGAACCTCGAGCTCTTCGATACCTACCTTCGTCATGCGGATTTCAAATCGGCGGGCACGATCGGGCTCGAACTCGAGCTCAACCTCGTCGGCGAGGGCAATCAGCCGAGCCTGCGCAACAAGGAGGTGCTCGATCGCCTCGATGACGAATACCAGTCCGAGATCGGAGGCTTCAACCTCGAACTCAACCATCCCGTGCTCCAAGTGGCCGGGCGGGGGCTGAAGACCCTCGAAGCCGGTGTCGCCCACCGTTTGGAGAAAGCGCAGAAAGCCGCCGAGGAGGACGGACTCAAGGTCGTGTCGATCGGCACCCTGCCGACCCTGACCACCGAATTCCTCACCGACGAGAAGTGGATGACCGAGGAGAACCGCTACGAGGCGCTGAGCAACTCGGTCATCGACGCTCGCGGCGAATACGTCCGCATCGAACTCGGCCGTGAAGAGCGGTACAAGGCGGAGTTCGCCGATATCGCTCCGGAATCCTCCTGCACCTCGATGCAGCTGCACCTGCAGGTGGCACCGAACCGGTTCGCCGACGCGTGGAACGCCTCGCAGGCGATCGCCGGGGCGCAGGTGGCGATGGCAGCGAACTCACCGCTGTTCGTCGGCCGCAAGCTGTGGCACGAATCCCGGATCCCGATCTTCGCGCAGTCCATCGACACCCGCACACCCGAACTCGTCAACCAGGGCGTGCGTCCCCGCGTATGGTTCGGCGAACGGTGGATCACCAGCGTCTTCGACCTCTTCGAGGAGAACGTCCGCTACTTCCCGCCGCTGCTGCCCGAGATCAAGGACTTCGTCGAATTCCGTGCCGCCGACGCTCCGAAGCTCTTCGAACTCAATCTGCACAACGGCACGGTGTGGCGTTGGAACCGTCCCATCTACAACTCCGGTGACGGCGGCGCGCACATCCGTGTCGAGAACCGACTGCTCCCGGCCGGTCCGACCCCGGTGGACATGGTTGCCGACGCCGCTTTCTACTACGGTCTGGCCGAGTTCCTCGTCGGGGAGAACCGTCCCGTGTGGTCGCGGATGTCGTTCGCCGAGGCGGAGGAGAACTTCAACGCCTGCGCCAAAGATGGGATCGAGGCCCGGGTGACCTGGCCGAAGATCGGACGCATCGGCGTGGCCGACCTCGTCACCGATGTGCTCGCACCGCAGGCCAGGCGCGGACTCTCACGACTGAACATCGACAAGGACGTCATCGACGAATACATGTCGATCATCGAAGGCCGTGCCGAAAGCCGCGTCAACGGTGCGACCTGGCAGCTGAAGGCCCTCGAGAGCCTCGCGCCCGGCAGCCGCCAGGACTCACCCGAACGCGCCGAGGGCATCACGGCGATGATGGATGCCTACCTCGCGAACCAGGCGACAGGGAAGCCCGTCCACACCTGGGAGATCCCCACCCGCTGA
- a CDS encoding DUF3817 domain-containing protein, which yields MFLKYVTHTTEVGVRIGGGIHGFIFICFVIAVIGVGTSQQWSKRRIATGLGSAIIPYATIPFERSVEKTGSLEAIGVWVATAAPRRPGSRSSPRGASASHGRPSALASSSSSSSSRVCSSPDRHGNGASERDHCISGVREGFHRAVDIQGGPPRRDSALQREGFHPVACQWAGLG from the coding sequence ATGTTCCTCAAGTACGTCACCCACACCACCGAGGTGGGGGTGCGGATCGGCGGCGGCATCCACGGCTTCATCTTCATCTGCTTCGTCATCGCCGTCATCGGCGTCGGCACTTCGCAGCAGTGGAGCAAGCGCCGCATCGCCACGGGACTGGGATCGGCGATCATTCCGTATGCCACGATTCCCTTCGAACGTTCGGTGGAGAAGACCGGGTCCCTCGAGGCGATTGGGGTCTGGGTCGCAACGGCCGCACCCCGCAGACCTGGTTCGAGAAGCTCACCTCGTGGTGCATCCGCTTCCCATGGGCGGCCATCGGCATTGGCGTCATCTTCGTCGTCCTCGTCTTCTCGGGTCTGCTCATCGCCGGACCGCCATGGGAATGGGGCAAGTGAACGTGATCACTGCATTAGTGGTGTGAGGGAAGGTTTCCACCGCGCGGTTGACATTCAGGGCGGGCCGCCTCGGCGAGATTCTGCCCTTCAACGCGAGGGTTTCCACCCTGTTGCGTGCCAGTGGGCTGGCCTAGGATGA
- the menC gene encoding o-succinylbenzoate synthase, with translation MKLKSVTLHQVSIPLVTPFETSFMRETEKDCYLVEAVFDTPQGEVTGWGESVAMISPLYSSEYVAAGIDVTRRWLAPLLFEVENLTAETVGWHLRHVIGHPMAKSALEMAVIEAQLKLNKQSFKDYLGGVVDSVPSGVSVGIQDSVEETVKVIGGYLEEGYARIKLKIKPGKDIAPVAAVRKAFGDDFGFQVDANAAYTLVDAAHLRRLDDYGLLLIEQPLGEADIRQHAELAKLMDTPMCLDESIVSAEAAADAIMLGATSVINIKPGRVGGFIEAKKIHDLAAAHGVAVWHGGMVETGLGRAANAALASLPGFTLPGDISGSNRFFHEDITEEIVMYDGKVDVPTGVGFGVSIDPEKLERFRTDSVEILPGQ, from the coding sequence ATGAAGCTCAAGTCAGTCACCCTCCACCAAGTCTCGATCCCGCTGGTCACTCCGTTCGAGACCTCGTTCATGAGGGAGACGGAGAAGGACTGCTACCTCGTCGAGGCTGTCTTCGACACCCCGCAGGGTGAGGTCACCGGGTGGGGCGAGTCGGTGGCGATGATCTCTCCGCTCTACTCTTCCGAGTATGTGGCCGCCGGCATCGATGTCACTCGCCGCTGGCTGGCACCGCTGCTCTTCGAAGTCGAGAATCTCACCGCGGAGACCGTCGGCTGGCACCTGCGTCATGTCATCGGCCACCCGATGGCTAAGTCGGCTCTGGAGATGGCCGTCATCGAGGCTCAGCTCAAGCTCAACAAGCAGTCGTTCAAGGACTACCTCGGCGGAGTGGTCGACTCCGTGCCTTCAGGAGTGTCCGTCGGCATCCAGGATTCCGTCGAGGAGACCGTCAAGGTCATCGGCGGCTACCTTGAAGAGGGGTATGCCCGGATCAAGCTGAAGATCAAACCCGGCAAGGACATCGCCCCGGTGGCCGCGGTGCGCAAGGCTTTCGGCGACGATTTCGGCTTCCAGGTCGACGCGAACGCCGCCTACACACTCGTCGACGCCGCACACCTGCGCCGCCTCGACGACTACGGTCTCCTGCTCATCGAACAGCCCCTCGGCGAAGCCGATATCCGCCAGCACGCCGAGCTCGCCAAGCTCATGGACACCCCGATGTGCCTCGACGAGTCGATCGTCTCCGCCGAGGCTGCCGCGGACGCGATCATGCTCGGCGCCACCTCGGTGATCAACATCAAGCCCGGACGGGTCGGCGGGTTCATCGAGGCGAAGAAGATCCACGATCTCGCCGCCGCCCACGGCGTCGCCGTCTGGCACGGCGGAATGGTCGAAACCGGTCTGGGGCGGGCGGCGAATGCGGCGCTGGCCTCGCTGCCGGGCTTCACCCTGCCCGGCGATATCTCCGGTTCGAATCGGTTCTTCCACGAGGACATCACTGAGGAGATCGTCATGTACGACGGCAAGGTCGACGTGCCCACCGGCGTCGGCTTCGGCGTCTCCATCGATCCGGAGAAGCTCGAGCGCTTCCGCACGGATTCAGTGGAGATCCTGCCCGGACAGTAG